From the Treponema pectinovorum genome, one window contains:
- a CDS encoding Holliday junction resolvase-like protein — MKNFVLLLQSNSVYFLIFGIVLIFLMILIAFKTGYFFAKLKIQPLIKDARADSVKRSKAIISGFAFEQVAPFLPNFPCKSYDCRFIGKPVDFIAFSGVTLEDEISEIVFIEVKTGNSKLSKHEKQIKSCIEQGKVRYVEYRI; from the coding sequence ATGAAAAATTTTGTTTTATTGTTGCAATCAAATTCTGTGTACTTTTTGATTTTCGGAATAGTTTTAATATTTTTGATGATTTTAATCGCTTTTAAAACAGGATATTTCTTTGCAAAATTAAAAATCCAGCCGCTTATAAAAGACGCTCGCGCGGATTCTGTAAAAAGATCAAAAGCGATAATTTCTGGATTTGCCTTTGAACAGGTTGCCCCTTTTTTGCCGAATTTTCCGTGCAAGAGTTACGACTGTCGTTTTATAGGTAAGCCGGTGGATTTTATCGCTTTTAGCGGAGTAACTTTAGAAGATGAAATAAGTGAAATCGTTTTTATAGAAGTTAAAACTGGAAATTCAAAACTTTCTAAACACGAAAAACAGATTAAATCTTGCATAGAGCAAGGCAAAGTTCGATACGTCGAATATAGAATTTAA